One genomic window of Acidobacteriota bacterium includes the following:
- the qhpC gene encoding quinohemoprotein amine dehydrogenase subunit gamma, giving the protein MTSLPSTPRSNRRGRTSRWDAPPCSHPVGSGPHGRHRRLCQPVERDLFDCHLGCFWPAQVPDQLNRAPDWTKSAPPPRKTGARST; this is encoded by the coding sequence ATGACGTCGTTGCCCTCCACACCCCGCAGCAACCGCAGGGGCCGCACATCCCGCTGGGATGCTCCACCGTGTTCGCACCCGGTTGGAAGTGGACCGCACGGGCGGCACCGCCGTTTGTGTCAGCCGGTGGAGCGCGACCTGTTCGACTGCCACCTCGGCTGCTTCTGGCCCGCGCAGGTGCCCGACCAGCTCAACCGCGCGCCCGACTGGACCAAGAGCGCGCCGCCGCCCAGAAAGACTGGCGCAAGATCGACGTGA